Proteins co-encoded in one Arachis stenosperma cultivar V10309 chromosome 7, arast.V10309.gnm1.PFL2, whole genome shotgun sequence genomic window:
- the LOC130941695 gene encoding MAPK kinase substrate protein At1g80180-like isoform X3 — protein MAGLGLQRSAVSFRRQGSSGFVWDDKFLSEEINKAEAAAAAAAAAGGGGANNNQQDNKDLHQDASSAAAPPLPQINTVQRSRSNGGGARGYRTGKVSPAIEPPSPKLSACGFCAAFGKADKSHRRSQVPAKTKHHRSRDS, from the exons ATGGCTGGTCTTGGTCTACAAAGATCTGCAGTGTCCTTCAGAAGACAAGGCTCATCTGGTTTTGTTTGGGACGACAAGTTCTTGTCTGAAGAAATCAACAAAGCTGaagctgctgctgctgctgctgccgCTGCCGGTGGCGGCGGTGCCAATAACAACCAGCAAGATAATAAAGACCTTCATCAGGATGCTTCTTCTGCTGCTGCACCGCCACTACCACAAATCAACACCGTCCAGAGAAGCCGTTCTAACGGCGGAGGAGCTCGCGGATACCGCACCGGAAAAGTATCGCCGGCAATCGAGCCACCGTCTCCTAAGCTCTCCGCGTGTGGCTTCTGTGCTGCTTTTGGAAAAGCAGACAAGTCTCATCGGAGAAGCCAAGTACCCGCCAAAACCAAGCATCATCGATCGAG AGATTCATAA
- the LOC130941695 gene encoding MAPK kinase substrate protein At1g80180-like isoform X2, translating to MAGLGLQRSAVSFRRQGSSGFVWDDKFLSEEINKAEAAAAAAAAAGGGGANNNQQDNKDLHQDASSAAAPPLPQINTVQRSRSNGGGARGYRTGKVSPAIEPPSPKLSACGFCAAFGKADKSHRRSQVPAKTKHHRSRFLET from the exons ATGGCTGGTCTTGGTCTACAAAGATCTGCAGTGTCCTTCAGAAGACAAGGCTCATCTGGTTTTGTTTGGGACGACAAGTTCTTGTCTGAAGAAATCAACAAAGCTGaagctgctgctgctgctgctgccgCTGCCGGTGGCGGCGGTGCCAATAACAACCAGCAAGATAATAAAGACCTTCATCAGGATGCTTCTTCTGCTGCTGCACCGCCACTACCACAAATCAACACCGTCCAGAGAAGCCGTTCTAACGGCGGAGGAGCTCGCGGATACCGCACCGGAAAAGTATCGCCGGCAATCGAGCCACCGTCTCCTAAGCTCTCCGCGTGTGGCTTCTGTGCTGCTTTTGGAAAAGCAGACAAGTCTCATCGGAGAAGCCAAGTACCCGCCAAAACCAAGCATCATCGATCGAG ATTTTTGGAGACCTGA